TCCGAAGGAGAGGGCTACAGCGGACCCTCCAGGAGCCATGGAAGGAGGACCCCGAACCCGCTAGCATCCAACCCAGGTGCTCCCGTTTTCGACCGGCCACCGCTACAGGTTTCGACCGGCCTTTACAGCCACGGGTCACATGTTGAAGGGGCAGTTGGGGGGGAGGCTGGAGGCACGTGAGACCCGGTCCGAAGATAGACGAACCTATCGGCGCCATTCTTGAATCAGCCCGACGATGCCTCGACGCTGTAGCAGGACGGCCGACTTGATCAAACGCCGGGCGAGGATTCTGCCTGCGAGATGGCCCACGCTGCGTTGATCAGGCCGATGTGGCTGAACGCCTGCGGGAAGTTGCCCAGTAGCTCACCGGTCTCCTCGTCGACCTCCTCGGCCAGGAGGCCGACGTCGTTGGCGAAGGCGATGGCACGCTCGAAGACTGCCCTTGCCCGGTCCACCTTGCCGGCTCGGGCCAGCGCCTCGGCCAGCCAGAACGTGCACAGGAGGAACGTGCCCTCGGTTCCTTCCAGGCCGTCCACGCCCTCCTCGGCTCGGTACCGGAACACCAGCCCGCGGTCGTCGGTGAGGTCCCGCTCGGTGGCGTCGATGGTGGCGAGCATGCGGGGGTCGTCCGCCGGCAGGAACCCCACGATGGCCATCATCAGGTTCGACGCGTCGAGCTCGGACCCCCCGAAGTACTGGGTGAACGCGCCGGCCTGGTCGGACCACCCGCGTTCCTGGATGGCGGCCCGGATCTCGTCGCGGGTCCGCGTCCAGTCCTCCACGCGGGCTTCCCCTCCGATCAGGGGGGCCATGTCGATGGCCCGATCGAGCGCGACCCAGCACATCAGCTTGGAGTACAGGAAGTCCCGGGGCTCCCCCCGGACCTCCCAGATCCCCTGGTCCTTCTCCTGCCACCGGCTCGCCGCCGCGTCCGCCACCTGGACCAGGAACGCCTTGGTCGCTTCGTCGATCTCCGACAGCTGGTCGCGCAGCCGGTAGGCCGCGTCCAGCAGCTCCCCGTACACGTCCAGCTGCCGCTGGTCCCACGCCCCGTTGCCCACCCGGACGGGACGACTGTCCCTCCACCCGGACAGGTGCGGCAGGGTTCGCTCCGACAGGTCGTGCTCCCCGCCGATGCCGAACATGATCTGGAGGTCGCGGCCCCCGACCACCTGCGATGCCACCGCGCCGGTCATCCAGGAGAAGAACTTCAGGGCCTCGTCGGGGCACGCCGCCACCCACAGGGCGTCGAGGGTGAAGGAGGCGTCCCTGACCCAGGCATAGCGGTAGTCCCAGTTGCGCTCGCCGCCCACGCCCTCGGGGAGCGAGGTGGTGGGCGCGGCCACGATGGCCCCGGTGGGCTGATACATCAGCGCCTGGAGCACCCGCCCGGAGTGGTACACGAGGTCCTCCCATGGCCCCTCGTACGCCTGGTGGACGCCGGACCAGGTTCGCCAGGCCTCCACCGTTCCCTCGATCCCCTTGGCGATCTGGTCCTGGGTCCACGGGGCCGGTTGGTCGGGGTCGAACGACGTGCGCCACTGCTGG
This region of Actinomycetota bacterium genomic DNA includes:
- a CDS encoding glycoside hydrolase family 15 protein — protein: MSTTPIADYALISDCHSAALVSRSGSIDWLCRPRFDSPAVFARILDQSAGHHSIAPTGEFTAERRYLDRTMVLETTFRTDGGTAVLTDAMALDPTEHGHDLGAGASRALLRRIECTSGEVEIEVEFAPRPEYGLISPLLAATEAGIEARGGAMRSLLSTDRPATIEGSTARFRFSLREGEDAGFAQQWRTSFDPDQPAPWTQDQIAKGIEGTVEAWRTWSGVHQAYEGPWEDLVYHSGRVLQALMYQPTGAIVAAPTTSLPEGVGGERNWDYRYAWVRDASFTLDALWVAACPDEALKFFSWMTGAVASQVVGGRDLQIMFGIGGEHDLSERTLPHLSGWRDSRPVRVGNGAWDQRQLDVYGELLDAAYRLRDQLSEIDEATKAFLVQVADAAASRWQEKDQGIWEVRGEPRDFLYSKLMCWVALDRAIDMAPLIGGEARVEDWTRTRDEIRAAIQERGWSDQAGAFTQYFGGSELDASNLMMAIVGFLPADDPRMLATIDATERDLTDDRGLVFRYRAEEGVDGLEGTEGTFLLCTFWLAEALARAGKVDRARAVFERAIAFANDVGLLAEEVDEETGELLGNFPQAFSHIGLINAAWAISQAESSPGV